In Chitinophaga oryzae, the sequence GCTGGAATAAAATACAGGTCAGCTCCTCCAACGGCAATATTCAGAACGGCGTCCTCTATTTCAACCGTCTTCAACTGGCAAAAGACCATTATCGTATAACCATCACCGTTAACGGGGAAGGGAATACGCCGCTTTCAAACACCATCACGCTCCCCTACCTGGTAGGTATGCGCTTCAATCATTATACGGACAGCATCAAACGCAACATCCGCTATTACATGAACGTAGAAGGGAAATTCAGCAGCGGGCGCGTATTGCCGCTGGATACCGTACAGCTGCGGTTCCGGACTTCTGCCGGCGCTGTTATCGGACAAGATGTACTGGTGGAACAAAAAGATACTGCAAAGGCAGTGCTCATGGAAGCATGGTACAAACCCAACCCGGACCTCTATATCCGTTCGGAAGTGCCCATTAAAATAATGCCCGACCCCGACCTGCCACCTCCGGCAAACCGGCCAGGGTCCCGGGGCCGGCGTCAATAAAATTAAATCAGCGTACGCGCCTTCAACTCAAGGTATTTATTCACCACATTCAGCGTAAGGTGCTCCGGCGTACTCAGTAAAGACATGATACCGTATTTGGCCAGCTCCTTCACGATCAGTTTTTTATCGTAGGCAAACTTCTGCGCGATAGTCTGCTTGTAAATAGCCTCCACATCTGCCGCCGGCTGCTCCGTTATCCGCTTCAGCTCTGTATTCTCAAAGAAAATAACCAGCACCAGGTGATATTTCGCCAGCCGCCGCAGAAAAGGCAACTGCCGCTGCAGGCTGGACATCGATTCAAAATTCGTGAACAACATCAACAGGGAACGATGGGACAAATGACTGCGCAACTGCACGCTCAGCGCTTCAAAATCGCTCTCTTTCCACTGCGTTTCCTGCGCATACAGCTGCTCCAGTATCTTGTTGAGCTGCACTTTCTTGTTGCTCGCCGGCAATACCTCTACGGTATTTTCATTAAAAGCCGCCAGGCCCGCTTTATCGCCTTTGCCCAACGCCACATTACTAAACACCAATGATGCGTTGATTGCATAATCCAGCAAAGTAAGCCCGTCAAAAGGCATCTTCATGCTACGCCCCTTGTCAATCACACAATACACCTGCTGCGATTTTTCTTCCACATAATTATTCACCATCAGGTTACCGGAACGGGCTGTCGCTTTCCAGTTGAGCATCCGCACATCATCTCCCTTCGTGTAAGGTTTGATGTGATCAAACTCCATACTGTGCCCGATGACCCGGCGTTTATGCACGCCTATTTCATTGAGCCGGTTCATATACGAATACAGCGAGAAATGCCGCAGCTGCTGAAAGCTGGGGTATACCTGTATGTCCTGTTCGGTATTAAAAACAAAACGGCGGTTGACGATACCCAGCGCACTCTGTACAAAAATGTACGTATAACCAAACTGGTACACTCCTCTCTCCACCGGGCGCAGCTGATACTTAAACACGTATTGCTCTCCGGCATTGAGCTTTGCCTTCATAGAGAAATTACGGTCCTGGAACTGAAACGGCAGCTCTTCCAGCAGTGTAACAAACACGGGAAAAGGATAACGGCTGGTACAGGTAACGGTTACCTCGTTTTCATCGCCGTTGCTGAAACGCGCGCTGGCTGTACGTGCCGCTTCGAGGATATTGGCCGGCCTTAACACCAGCAATATGATATCGAGCAGCAACAATGCCAGCAGTACCGCAAAAATTACTATGGCAACATTGAACAGCCCCGGTACAAAAAAGGAGATGATGAACAACAGGATGTTGGCCCCCAGCCCCAGGTACAGGCGATTGCTGAAAAACAGCTGCTGATACAAGTTGTTTTTTACAGTTGAAGACATATATAATCAGCTTATCTGGGAACCTCTACCATCTTGATAATCTGTGCGATCACATCATCAGTACGGATACCTTCCATTTCTTTTTCCGGTGTCAGCATAATACGGTGCCGCAGCACGTGCGGGATCATTTCCACGATATCGTCAGGAACAACAAAATCCCGGTTGCGCATAGCGGCCATCGCTTTGGCGCAGTTCATCACGGCAATGGACGCACGCGGTGATGCACCGAGATAGAGCGATGCATTCATGCGGGTTTCCTGGATAATAGAAGCGATATAATGCAACAGCTTTTCTTCAATTCTCACCTGGCGCACCAGGTTCTGGAATCCGATCACCTGCGTAGCAGTCACCACTTTGGCGACTACTGCAGACAGGTCGGTGGCGCCGTTCAGCCGCTGTACACTTTGCAGTACCGCTACTTCTTCTTTTAGATCGGGATACTTCACTTCCACTTTGAAAAGAAAGCGGTCCAGCTGCGCTTCCGGCAACCGGTAGGTACCTTCCTGTTCTATCGGGTTCTGGGTGGCGATCACCATAAACGGACGGTCCAGCTGATAAGTCGTACCATCGTTGGTGATCTGTCTTTCTTCCATCACCTCAAAAAGCGCCGACTGCGTTTTGGCCGGGGCGCGGTTAATTTCATCTATCAGTACGAGGTTGCTGAAAACAGGTCCTTTTTTGTATTCAAACTCCCGTGTCTGAGGGTTGAATACAGATGTGCCCAGCACATCCGCCGGCATCAGGTCGGGGGTAAACTGTATCCTGGAAAAATCAGCGTCGATACACTGCGCCAGCAATTTGGCGGTCAGTGTTTTGGCCACGCCCGGCACCCCTTCAATCAGTACATGCCCTTGCGTGAGCAGGCCTGCTATCAGCAGGTCCACCATCTGGTGCTGTCCCACAATTACTTGACCAATCTGTGCTCTGATAGCTTCCACGCCTTCATGCAGGGTGGTAAAATCAGTCCTGGGTTGAAAGGTATTGATGTCCATTATTTCGTATTTAAATAAAAATGTTGAATGCGTTCGTAAAAATGTTTGAGTTGTTCGTCGCTTACCGCGCCGGCCAGCTGTATGCGGTGGATCATATCCATCAGTTCCCGTATGTCATTTTCCGGCATAGCCGCTTTTTTGGACAGTGCTTCTATGAACTGCGGGTTGAGATGGTTTGTATTCAGGTAATAACGGGTACGGATATATTCAAGCAGGTGCAGTGTCATTTTATGCGCCAGGTTGAAGTTGTCGTGCTGCTGGTAATACAACTGTCCGATGGCATCCACGAACTCCAGGGAATTATTGGCCAGCATTGGTTTCTCCGGGATGATCCGCTGCCTTCTTTTTCCTTCGAAGATCACGTAGAGCAGTAGTAGCAATACCGCCAGCCATAGCGCCCATCGCATGGAAGGATAGCGCATCAGCACCTGCCATTCGCTGAAGTCGCCCGACTGTGCGCTGAACTGGTGACTGTAAAAGTCGTCCCAGTAAATATTATACGCATTGTCCGGCATGTAGGACATCTGTGTTTCCAACGCTGCTATGTTATTTTTTTCCAGCAGGAAGTAGTTGGTGAAAGTGTAAGGGTTGAGCGAAATAAAAAAGCAACCACGCCCGCGCACTACCCGGATAAAATTGGGTTTGCCTTTAAAATTGGTGCCCAGCACTTTCGTATAGGCGGTATCGATACCTGAAAAATAGCTGGTAGCGATCATCCCGCTGTAGCTGTAACTTGTGTCCAGCGGCACGGTTTCGTCTTTATATCCCTGCACTTTATGAGGAGTGCCTGGCTGGTAGTTGGAACCATTCTCTATTTTGCATTCCAGTTTCTTCGCCAGCA encodes:
- a CDS encoding DUF4350 domain-containing protein, producing the protein MKNRTTYIIIGVVLLLLILLAVISQNGSLRDDKLSTKMAASSFSSKDKKAGGAYVAFKTLPELFIRRSVQVVTKPFARTFAKEPELRYAGNNYILVANELFTTEKDVEAMMDYVSIGNYLFLSVNRIDPLLAKKLECKIENGSNYQPGTPHKVQGYKDETVPLDTSYSYSGMIATSYFSGIDTAYTKVLGTNFKGKPNFIRVVRGRGCFFISLNPYTFTNYFLLEKNNIAALETQMSYMPDNAYNIYWDDFYSHQFSAQSGDFSEWQVLMRYPSMRWALWLAVLLLLLYVIFEGKRRQRIIPEKPMLANNSLEFVDAIGQLYYQQHDNFNLAHKMTLHLLEYIRTRYYLNTNHLNPQFIEALSKKAAMPENDIRELMDMIHRIQLAGAVSDEQLKHFYERIQHFYLNTK
- a CDS encoding DUF58 domain-containing protein produces the protein MSSTVKNNLYQQLFFSNRLYLGLGANILLFIISFFVPGLFNVAIVIFAVLLALLLLDIILLVLRPANILEAARTASARFSNGDENEVTVTCTSRYPFPVFVTLLEELPFQFQDRNFSMKAKLNAGEQYVFKYQLRPVERGVYQFGYTYIFVQSALGIVNRRFVFNTEQDIQVYPSFQQLRHFSLYSYMNRLNEIGVHKRRVIGHSMEFDHIKPYTKGDDVRMLNWKATARSGNLMVNNYVEEKSQQVYCVIDKGRSMKMPFDGLTLLDYAINASLVFSNVALGKGDKAGLAAFNENTVEVLPASNKKVQLNKILEQLYAQETQWKESDFEALSVQLRSHLSHRSLLMLFTNFESMSSLQRQLPFLRRLAKYHLVLVIFFENTELKRITEQPAADVEAIYKQTIAQKFAYDKKLIVKELAKYGIMSLLSTPEHLTLNVVNKYLELKARTLI
- a CDS encoding AAA family ATPase, which codes for MDINTFQPRTDFTTLHEGVEAIRAQIGQVIVGQHQMVDLLIAGLLTQGHVLIEGVPGVAKTLTAKLLAQCIDADFSRIQFTPDLMPADVLGTSVFNPQTREFEYKKGPVFSNLVLIDEINRAPAKTQSALFEVMEERQITNDGTTYQLDRPFMVIATQNPIEQEGTYRLPEAQLDRFLFKVEVKYPDLKEEVAVLQSVQRLNGATDLSAVVAKVVTATQVIGFQNLVRQVRIEEKLLHYIASIIQETRMNASLYLGASPRASIAVMNCAKAMAAMRNRDFVVPDDIVEMIPHVLRHRIMLTPEKEMEGIRTDDVIAQIIKMVEVPR